From the Candidatus Methylomirabilota bacterium genome, one window contains:
- a CDS encoding HAD-IIA family hydrolase yields the protein MTLATLRGFAFDLDGCIWAGPILLPGAAELVRALRLAGRRVVFVTNSSRELAAGLSARLSRLGIPASPTDVLSALELLGETIRRRIGGVRVLALGTDEMRQVLEAAGHTVVPIEAWPEAEAVAIGNDPAFDFGRLRAASRAVAAGAAFFTVNLDPRLPVGPDEFDPGCGALAEAVAVAGGARPVVVGKPHRPIFDSALERLGCRPSETAMVGDSLATDVAGGRAAGMVTVWLDPSGDGEGAGRADLTVRSLDELRELWAAGLLS from the coding sequence ATGACGCTCGCCACGCTGCGCGGCTTCGCGTTCGACCTCGACGGCTGCATCTGGGCCGGCCCGATTCTCCTGCCAGGCGCCGCCGAGCTGGTGCGCGCCCTCCGGCTGGCCGGCCGCCGGGTCGTGTTCGTCACCAACAGCTCGCGCGAGCTGGCGGCCGGACTCAGCGCGCGGCTGAGCCGGCTCGGCATTCCGGCCTCCCCGACCGACGTGCTCTCCGCGCTCGAGCTGCTCGGGGAGACCATCCGCCGTCGGATCGGTGGCGTGCGGGTGCTGGCGCTCGGCACCGACGAGATGCGCCAGGTCCTCGAGGCGGCCGGGCACACGGTCGTTCCGATCGAGGCCTGGCCGGAGGCCGAGGCGGTCGCCATCGGGAACGACCCCGCCTTCGACTTCGGGCGGCTCCGGGCGGCCTCGCGTGCCGTGGCCGCCGGGGCCGCGTTCTTCACCGTCAACCTCGACCCGAGGCTGCCGGTCGGCCCCGACGAGTTCGACCCCGGCTGCGGCGCCCTGGCCGAGGCGGTGGCGGTGGCGGGGGGCGCGCGCCCGGTGGTGGTCGGCAAGCCCCACCGGCCGATCTTCGACAGCGCGCTCGAGCGGCTGGGGTGCCGGCCGAGCGAGACCGCGATGGTAGGCGACAGCCTGGCCACCGACGTCGCCGGCGGCCGCGCGGCCGGGATGGTCACGGTCTGGCTCGATCCGTCGGGCGACGGCGAGGGCGCGGGCCGCGCCGACCTCACCGTCCGGTCGCTGGACGAGCTGCGGGAGCTGTGGGCGGCCGGACTGCTATCATGA
- a CDS encoding DUF4129 domain-containing protein, which produces MSPIGRPHGSLRGWTPVVASGGAALGGLAFALAALEGSRSGAAGGPAARLVLGLPEWLTTLVLALLSVAILVFLALLLPRRVRWRRKGDEEFQLYYEPPRVSPWLLLLLGVPALTPVGALVALWWVDWAPFREGVAGLVLGAPSAPPGEPAPARPDSLPPIASLPAFSGAVAALAVLAGLVSLGLVLWILLDDRLARWWARPAAAGRPEPLLEAVEASLDDLRREPDARRAIILCYRRFEQWLARSGFPRAPWETPTEFMRIALSRLPLPLGAVCTVTRLFELSRFSHHPVGPSERDDAVGSLTEIKAALERAESRAPAA; this is translated from the coding sequence GTGAGTCCGATCGGGCGGCCGCATGGCAGTCTCCGAGGATGGACGCCGGTCGTCGCGTCGGGGGGCGCGGCGCTGGGCGGGCTCGCCTTCGCGCTGGCGGCCCTCGAGGGGTCCCGGAGCGGGGCGGCTGGGGGACCGGCGGCGCGGCTCGTCCTCGGCCTGCCGGAGTGGCTGACGACACTGGTCCTCGCGCTGCTCTCGGTGGCCATTCTGGTGTTTCTCGCGCTGCTCCTACCCCGCCGGGTCCGGTGGAGGCGGAAAGGGGACGAGGAGTTCCAGCTCTACTACGAGCCTCCGAGGGTGTCGCCATGGCTCCTGCTGCTCCTCGGCGTGCCGGCCCTGACGCCCGTGGGAGCCCTGGTGGCGCTCTGGTGGGTGGACTGGGCGCCATTCAGGGAAGGGGTCGCCGGACTGGTTCTCGGGGCTCCCTCCGCCCCGCCGGGCGAGCCGGCCCCCGCTCGGCCGGATTCGCTCCCACCGATCGCGTCACTCCCGGCGTTCAGCGGCGCCGTCGCGGCGCTGGCCGTCCTCGCCGGACTCGTGAGCCTCGGCCTCGTGCTGTGGATCCTTCTCGACGATCGGCTGGCCCGGTGGTGGGCCAGGCCTGCGGCGGCCGGTCGCCCCGAGCCTCTGCTCGAGGCGGTGGAGGCGAGCCTGGACGACCTTCGGCGAGAGCCCGATGCGCGACGGGCCATCATCCTGTGCTATCGGCGCTTCGAGCAGTGGCTCGCCCGATCCGGATTCCCCCGGGCCCCCTGGGAGACCCCGACCGAATTCATGCGGATCGCGCTCAGTCGGCTGCCGCTGCCGCTGGGGGCGGTGTGCACCGTGACGCGGCTCTTCGAGCTCTCGCGGTTCAGCCACCACCCGGTCGGACCCTCCGAGCGCGACGACGCGGTCGGGTCGCTGACCGAGATCAAAGCGGCCCTGGAAAGGGCCGAGTCCCGTGCCCCCGCCGCCTGA
- a CDS encoding CBS domain-containing protein — MASCSILTQHQVKRLVVVDGAGRPRGLVDRRDVLRSLAAEPAAGSGN, encoded by the coding sequence TTGGCGTCGTGCTCCATCCTGACGCAGCACCAGGTGAAGCGGCTGGTGGTCGTGGACGGGGCCGGCCGCCCGCGCGGGCTGGTCGACCGGCGCGACGTTCTCCGCTCGCTCGCCGCCGAGCCCGCCGCCGGGAGTGGGAATTGA
- a CDS encoding DUF6062 family protein: MDLDRLLGDLGWRSRGRPSKFIAYFHLLDACGKPRCPVCRCLHETTFRALDGLLYEQVTDPATRGILDRSWGFCAWHAWMSTEVGNAGLGIAIIYQDLLGRLRDRLNGTQRELRESPVLGVWRRLFGRRPSVGFLRARATRRRCPLCEMVGSAETGYLQTLLDHIQDPDFDRAYARSTGVCLPHLTLALARFPRHAGAVLLLGQALRRLDRLAEHLAGFIGKHDYRKHAPFTDEEAASWTNALDFVAGHPKLFGNEIPRSLTPAPTDQAPRTPGPPESNPTSAESADALRERLEALAFETGRLELRLRELTRPLGDESSRQPFTTGSGR; the protein is encoded by the coding sequence GTGGATCTGGACCGCCTGCTGGGGGACCTCGGCTGGCGCTCTCGGGGCCGTCCCAGCAAGTTCATCGCCTACTTCCACCTGCTCGACGCCTGCGGGAAGCCCCGGTGTCCGGTCTGCCGCTGCCTCCACGAGACGACGTTCCGGGCGCTGGACGGACTCCTCTACGAGCAGGTTACGGACCCGGCGACCCGGGGGATCCTCGACCGGTCGTGGGGCTTCTGTGCCTGGCATGCGTGGATGTCGACCGAGGTCGGGAACGCCGGCCTCGGGATCGCGATCATCTATCAAGACCTGCTAGGCCGGCTGCGCGACCGGCTGAACGGCACTCAGCGAGAGCTACGCGAGTCCCCGGTCCTCGGGGTCTGGCGCCGCCTCTTCGGCCGGCGCCCGTCCGTCGGCTTCCTGCGCGCCCGGGCCACCCGACGCCGATGCCCGCTCTGCGAGATGGTGGGGAGCGCGGAGACAGGCTACCTCCAAACGCTCCTCGACCACATTCAGGACCCCGACTTCGATCGGGCCTACGCGCGCTCGACCGGGGTCTGTCTCCCCCACCTCACGCTGGCGCTCGCGCGATTCCCCAGGCACGCGGGGGCGGTGCTCCTCCTCGGGCAAGCGCTCCGCAGGCTCGACCGGCTCGCCGAGCACCTCGCCGGCTTCATCGGCAAGCACGATTACCGGAAGCACGCCCCCTTCACCGACGAGGAGGCCGCCTCGTGGACGAACGCCCTCGACTTCGTGGCAGGGCACCCGAAGCTCTTCGGAAACGAGATCCCGCGGTCCCTCACGCCTGCGCCGACTGATCAAGCGCCCCGAACCCCCGGTCCCCCCGAGTCGAACCCGACCTCCGCCGAGTCGGCCGACGCCTTGCGCGAGCGCCTCGAAGCCCTGGCCTTCGAGACAGGGCGACTCGAGCTTCGGCTCCGGGAGCTGACCCGACCGCTCGGCGACGAATCGAGTCGGCAGCCCTTCACGACCGGCTCTGGTCGGTGA
- a CDS encoding ubiquitin-like protein Pup: MAEQDRKRKAASEPEKHDEAPAANPKVAEKGAALKKGLDKVLDEIDGVLEENAEEFVKSYVQRGGE, encoded by the coding sequence ATGGCGGAGCAGGATCGCAAGAGGAAGGCGGCGTCCGAACCGGAGAAGCACGACGAGGCTCCGGCGGCCAACCCGAAGGTCGCCGAGAAGGGCGCGGCCCTCAAGAAGGGCCTCGACAAGGTGCTCGACGAGATCGACGGCGTCCTCGAGGAGAACGCCGAGGAGTTCGTCAAGAGCTACGTCCAGCGCGGCGGAGAATAA
- a CDS encoding DUF58 domain-containing protein: MTARRTGLTVSALSLVALALFLAVLAGRAELLLVALPLLLKLVAGARDPTPPAYDLDYEVSAERVFEGDRLVVTVTLTARSPVPLLELAEPLPSSVEVVSGLNRAVLALEAGQRGRWTYEVRCRERGHFSLGTVHARIWERSGLRVLEGRHLDPKPVRVYPRVVPLRRVPRPLRTQTSVGNYVSPTFGAGLEPGDIRPFAPGDRVKHVNWRASLRLGALYVTQYQQERNADVVLMLDTLSQVGLAPETSLDGCVRAAASLARAYLARKDRVGFIEYGGVIRWVRPGSGPAQLERLLDGLVAAQPLFTYIRKDLSLVPPRVLPPQALVIALSPLLDPRFLDAVGDLAARGFDLVVLSVSPIDLTRAALAPTPLTDLTCRLWALERRAQLAELRRRGLVVLEWAPDAPVELALASLGGHRRRMVVAG; this comes from the coding sequence GTGACCGCCCGGCGCACTGGGCTCACGGTCTCTGCCCTGAGCCTGGTCGCGCTCGCGCTCTTCCTCGCGGTCCTCGCGGGCCGGGCGGAGCTGCTCCTGGTCGCCCTGCCGCTGCTGCTCAAGCTCGTCGCCGGCGCGCGCGACCCGACGCCGCCGGCCTACGACCTGGACTACGAGGTGTCGGCCGAGCGGGTGTTCGAGGGCGATCGACTGGTCGTGACGGTGACGCTGACCGCGCGCTCGCCGGTCCCCCTCCTCGAGCTGGCGGAGCCGTTGCCCTCGTCCGTGGAGGTGGTGTCGGGCCTCAACCGAGCGGTCCTGGCGCTCGAGGCGGGCCAGCGCGGTCGATGGACCTACGAGGTTCGCTGCCGGGAGCGCGGCCACTTCAGCCTGGGTACCGTGCACGCCCGGATCTGGGAGCGATCGGGGCTCCGGGTGCTGGAGGGCCGCCACCTCGATCCGAAGCCCGTCAGGGTGTACCCGCGGGTGGTCCCGCTCCGCCGGGTGCCTCGCCCGCTCCGCACCCAGACCTCGGTCGGGAACTACGTCTCCCCGACCTTCGGCGCGGGACTCGAGCCCGGGGACATCCGGCCGTTCGCCCCCGGCGATCGGGTCAAGCACGTGAACTGGCGCGCCTCCCTCCGGCTCGGCGCGCTCTACGTCACCCAGTATCAGCAGGAGCGGAACGCCGACGTCGTGCTGATGCTCGATACGCTGAGCCAGGTGGGCCTTGCCCCCGAGACCAGCCTCGACGGCTGCGTGCGGGCGGCGGCCTCGCTGGCGCGGGCGTACCTCGCCCGGAAGGACCGGGTCGGCTTCATCGAGTACGGCGGGGTGATCCGCTGGGTCAGGCCGGGCTCCGGCCCGGCCCAGCTCGAGCGGCTGCTGGATGGGCTGGTGGCCGCCCAGCCGCTCTTCACCTACATCCGGAAGGACCTGAGCCTGGTTCCCCCTCGGGTGCTCCCGCCCCAGGCCCTGGTCATCGCCCTGAGCCCGCTGCTCGACCCGCGCTTCCTCGACGCCGTGGGGGACCTCGCCGCCCGGGGCTTCGACCTCGTGGTGCTGTCGGTTTCCCCCATCGACCTCACGCGGGCCGCGCTCGCGCCGACGCCACTGACGGACCTGACCTGTCGGCTCTGGGCCCTGGAGCGGCGCGCCCAGCTTGCCGAGCTGCGTCGGCGCGGGCTCGTCGTCCTCGAGTGGGCGCCGGATGCGCCGGTCGAGCTGGCGCTCGCCTCGCTCGGGGGACACCGCCGGCGCATGGTGGTGGCCGGCTAA
- a CDS encoding cation:proton antiporter, which translates to MENAYIAMVAGILILLASMASVELGLSVALIEIAFGVVAGNALGLHTTPWLDFLAGFAGIVLTFLAGAEVDVALMREKLKESLLIGGISFVTPFVGAWVFCQYVLGWSLPASQLTGVALSTTSLAVVYAVLVETGLTAHPMGKLLMAATFVTDFGTAAALSLLFIRPTWWLVVFVVMSVAIIVIMPPLHRWFFARYGRRVIEPEIKGAFAALLVLMYFSEVAQSHAVLPAFILGLAVSHVFEQHREEQRRFRVVAFAFLTPFFFLKGGMNVSLGLVWANLGLLGMLFLVKLVTKTVGVYPLSIRYLPAREAMFTTLLMSTGLTFGTISSLYGLRAGIFDQAQFSVIVTVVVLSAIVPTFIAQRWFEPRRVSEGGAGAPARAVLVPDSERQGKGG; encoded by the coding sequence ATGGAAAACGCTTACATCGCCATGGTGGCCGGCATCCTGATCCTGCTCGCCAGCATGGCCTCGGTGGAGCTGGGCCTCTCGGTGGCGCTCATCGAGATCGCCTTCGGCGTGGTCGCCGGCAACGCCCTCGGCCTCCACACGACCCCATGGCTCGACTTCCTGGCGGGCTTCGCCGGCATCGTGCTCACGTTTCTGGCGGGGGCGGAGGTCGATGTCGCCCTCATGCGGGAGAAGCTCAAGGAGAGCCTCCTGATCGGCGGGATCTCGTTCGTCACCCCGTTCGTCGGCGCCTGGGTGTTCTGCCAGTACGTCCTCGGGTGGTCGCTGCCGGCATCCCAGCTCACCGGCGTCGCGCTCTCCACGACGTCCCTGGCCGTGGTCTACGCCGTCCTCGTCGAGACGGGACTCACCGCCCATCCGATGGGCAAGCTCCTCATGGCCGCCACCTTCGTGACCGACTTCGGCACGGCGGCCGCCTTGAGTCTCCTCTTCATCCGGCCGACGTGGTGGCTGGTGGTGTTCGTGGTGATGTCCGTCGCGATCATCGTCATCATGCCGCCCCTCCATCGCTGGTTCTTCGCCCGGTACGGACGGCGCGTCATCGAGCCGGAGATCAAGGGAGCCTTCGCGGCCCTCCTCGTCCTCATGTACTTCTCCGAGGTGGCCCAGAGCCACGCGGTCCTGCCCGCCTTCATCCTCGGGCTGGCGGTGTCCCACGTCTTCGAGCAGCACCGGGAGGAGCAGCGCCGCTTTCGCGTCGTCGCCTTCGCGTTCCTCACGCCCTTCTTCTTCCTCAAGGGTGGCATGAACGTCTCCCTCGGGCTCGTGTGGGCCAACCTGGGGCTGCTCGGCATGCTGTTCCTGGTGAAGCTCGTCACCAAGACGGTCGGTGTCTACCCGCTCTCGATCCGCTATCTGCCGGCGCGCGAGGCCATGTTCACGACGCTCCTCATGAGCACGGGGTTGACCTTCGGCACAATCTCGTCGCTGTACGGGCTCCGCGCCGGCATCTTCGACCAGGCCCAGTTCTCGGTGATCGTCACCGTCGTCGTGCTGAGCGCGATCGTGCCGACGTTCATCGCCCAGCGGTGGTTCGAGCCCCGGCGGGTGTCTGAGGGCGGGGCCGGCGCCCCGGCCCGGGCGGTGCTGGTTCCCGACTCGGAGCGCCAGGGGAAAGGAGGCTAG
- a CDS encoding MoxR family ATPase, protein MKIDALAGRSRDVLATLAQVIVGKEDVLERILAAILANGHILIEDYPGLAKTLIAQLFAQTLDLDFKRIQFTPDLLPSDITGSFLYDQRQGRFEFRRGPVFTHLLLADEINRATPKTQAALLEAMQEAQVTVEGDRFPLDPPFLVIATQNPIELEGTYPLPEAQLDRFLMRLGIGYPNPEQEREILARRRQRREDAARVPTIISRTELLAMQAALEDVFVSEAIERYIVDLVRATRADGRVALGASPRGALALLKLARAQAALRSRDFVTPDDVKEMAVPGLAHRLILRPELWVSRVSSVQVVSDLLGQVPTPKADPS, encoded by the coding sequence ATGAAGATCGACGCGCTGGCCGGCCGGAGCCGGGACGTCCTGGCCACGCTCGCGCAGGTCATCGTCGGGAAAGAGGACGTGCTGGAGCGGATCCTCGCCGCGATCCTCGCCAACGGGCACATCCTGATCGAGGACTACCCGGGTCTGGCCAAGACGCTCATCGCCCAGCTCTTCGCCCAGACCCTGGACCTCGACTTCAAGCGCATCCAGTTCACGCCCGACCTGCTCCCGAGCGACATCACGGGCAGCTTCCTCTACGATCAGCGGCAGGGGCGTTTCGAGTTCCGCCGGGGCCCCGTCTTCACCCACCTGCTCCTCGCCGACGAGATCAACCGGGCGACGCCCAAGACCCAGGCGGCGCTCCTCGAGGCGATGCAGGAGGCGCAGGTCACCGTCGAAGGCGACCGGTTCCCGCTCGATCCCCCGTTCCTGGTGATCGCCACCCAGAACCCGATCGAGCTGGAAGGCACCTATCCGCTCCCCGAGGCCCAGCTCGACCGCTTCCTCATGCGCCTGGGGATCGGGTATCCGAATCCCGAGCAAGAGCGGGAGATCCTGGCCCGGCGCCGGCAGCGGCGGGAGGACGCCGCGCGCGTGCCCACCATCATCTCCCGGACGGAGCTGCTGGCCATGCAGGCCGCGCTCGAGGACGTGTTCGTGAGCGAGGCGATCGAGCGGTACATCGTGGACCTGGTCCGCGCGACGCGCGCCGACGGCCGTGTGGCGCTCGGAGCCTCGCCCCGAGGGGCACTCGCCCTGCTGAAGCTCGCGCGGGCGCAGGCGGCCCTCCGCAGTCGCGACTTCGTGACGCCCGACGACGTCAAGGAGATGGCCGTTCCGGGCCTGGCTCACCGGCTGATCCTCCGGCCCGAGCTCTGGGTCTCCAGGGTGTCCAGCGTTCAGGTGGTGAGCGATCTCCTCGGCCAGGTCCCGACCCCCAAGGCCGACCCCTCGTGA
- a CDS encoding cation diffusion facilitator family transporter yields MRASAGSSKARAETVAIAGAGSLAALKLGTGLATNSIGLISSAIDSLIDVLISTLNLLSIRIADSPADEGHPYGHGKVENLAGLVQAAVIAGLGAWVIYEAVRRLLLGTRPENTEWGVGVMAASMGVSWLITRHLRQVAARTDSVVLLCDSLHYATDVWTNAGVLAGLVLLWLTGATVFDPLIAIAIGVIIVRSAYLIVARSVADLMDAAIPVDEQREIERVIHRHKFVVSFHDLRTRRSGSQRQIDFSVVLCRHLPLGEAHDLVDHIEKEIERTIPRSHVVVHAEPCMPECRLTDLCVLWSKQEDLLAHDPRREDKAVVEPPGTG; encoded by the coding sequence ATGAGGGCGAGCGCCGGCTCCTCGAAGGCTCGGGCCGAGACGGTCGCCATCGCGGGCGCCGGCAGCCTGGCCGCGCTGAAGCTCGGCACCGGCCTGGCCACGAACTCGATCGGACTCATCTCCTCGGCCATCGACTCCCTCATCGACGTCCTGATCTCGACCCTCAATCTCCTGTCCATCCGGATCGCCGACTCGCCCGCCGACGAAGGCCACCCCTACGGCCACGGGAAGGTCGAAAACCTCGCCGGGCTGGTCCAGGCCGCCGTGATCGCCGGGCTGGGCGCCTGGGTCATCTACGAGGCGGTCCGCCGGTTGCTCCTGGGTACGCGCCCGGAGAACACCGAGTGGGGCGTCGGGGTGATGGCGGCTTCCATGGGGGTGAGCTGGCTGATCACGCGCCATCTGCGGCAGGTCGCCGCCCGCACCGACTCGGTGGTGCTGCTGTGCGACTCCCTCCACTACGCGACCGACGTCTGGACCAACGCCGGCGTGCTGGCCGGCCTCGTGCTCCTGTGGCTCACGGGTGCCACCGTCTTCGATCCGCTCATCGCGATCGCGATCGGCGTGATCATCGTGCGGTCGGCCTACCTGATCGTGGCCCGGTCGGTGGCCGACCTGATGGACGCGGCCATCCCCGTGGACGAGCAGCGCGAGATCGAGCGCGTCATCCATCGCCACAAATTCGTCGTCTCCTTCCACGACCTCCGGACCCGCCGGTCGGGCTCCCAGCGGCAGATCGACTTTTCCGTGGTGCTGTGCCGGCACCTCCCGCTCGGCGAGGCCCACGATCTCGTCGACCACATCGAGAAAGAGATCGAGCGGACGATCCCCCGCTCCCACGTCGTCGTCCACGCCGAGCCGTGTATGCCGGAGTGTCGGCTGACCGACCTGTGCGTCCTCTGGAGCAAGCAGGAGGATCTCCTGGCCCACGACCCGCGGCGCGAAGACAAGGCGGTCGTGGAGCCTCCGGGGACGGGCTGA
- a CDS encoding sulfite oxidase — protein MSDRRPPAEPPVGLSRRAFMIHVGTAAALLGGGVPVVAQTPAPSIPGKEKLIVRSPRPLNLETPLKELSTEITPHELFFVRNNYDGPEMDPAQYVLKVDGEVENPLTLRLDDLRRMEQVTHTITLECAGNGRSFHTPKASGIQWEYGAVGTAVWKGVRLADVLRLARPRPGARHVVPNGNDAPPTPQAPDFIRSHPIWKAMEPHTMIALEMNGRPVPHLHGGPARLIVPGWIGSASIKWLTEITLAEKEWNGPFMQRSYRSPRVDDPQQTYSLQSLECKSVIVSPLDRAQLTAGAQAVFGFAWAGEGAIVAVDVSSDGGQSWKPATLTGAEQRFAWRRWEHAWDARPGAHTLMARASDSLGRYQPLSRPPDPQGYRWNVIHAVRVNVG, from the coding sequence GTGAGTGACCGACGTCCGCCAGCCGAGCCGCCAGTGGGTCTCTCCCGTCGTGCCTTCATGATCCACGTCGGCACGGCCGCCGCCCTCCTCGGGGGAGGCGTCCCGGTGGTAGCGCAGACCCCGGCGCCCTCGATCCCCGGCAAGGAGAAGCTGATCGTTCGCAGCCCGCGGCCGCTCAACCTCGAAACGCCGCTCAAAGAGCTTTCGACCGAGATCACGCCCCACGAGCTCTTCTTCGTCCGCAACAACTACGACGGGCCGGAGATGGACCCGGCCCAGTACGTTCTCAAGGTGGACGGCGAGGTCGAGAACCCGCTGACGCTCCGGCTCGACGACTTGCGGCGGATGGAGCAGGTCACCCACACGATCACCCTGGAGTGCGCGGGCAACGGCCGGAGCTTCCATACCCCCAAGGCGTCAGGCATCCAGTGGGAGTACGGCGCGGTGGGCACGGCCGTCTGGAAAGGGGTCCGCCTGGCCGACGTCCTCCGTCTGGCCAGGCCGCGGCCCGGCGCGCGGCACGTGGTGCCCAACGGCAACGACGCGCCGCCGACCCCGCAGGCGCCCGACTTCATCCGGAGCCATCCGATCTGGAAGGCGATGGAGCCGCACACCATGATCGCGCTCGAGATGAACGGCCGGCCGGTGCCGCACCTCCACGGCGGCCCGGCGCGGCTCATCGTGCCCGGCTGGATCGGCTCGGCCTCCATCAAGTGGCTGACCGAGATCACCCTGGCCGAGAAGGAATGGAACGGCCCGTTCATGCAGCGGAGCTATCGGTCGCCGCGCGTGGACGACCCCCAGCAGACCTACTCCCTCCAGTCACTCGAGTGCAAGTCCGTCATCGTGAGTCCGCTGGACCGGGCCCAGCTCACGGCCGGCGCCCAGGCCGTCTTCGGGTTCGCGTGGGCCGGGGAGGGCGCGATCGTGGCGGTGGACGTCTCGTCCGACGGCGGGCAGTCCTGGAAGCCGGCCACGCTCACCGGGGCGGAGCAGCGCTTCGCCTGGCGTCGCTGGGAGCATGCCTGGGACGCCCGGCCGGGCGCGCACACCCTCATGGCGCGCGCCAGCGATTCGCTCGGGCGCTACCAGCCCCTGAGCCGGCCGCCCGACCCCCAGGGCTACCGCTGGAACGTGATCCACGCCGTGCGGGTCAATGTGGGGTAG
- a CDS encoding universal stress protein: MFRKILVAYDGSEGSRRALRTGIEIARRFDAELYTLSVMEHLPHYAATVGEVKEAQAEFEEFFRNLTKQARDLAALQGVELETLVKPGHEVETIVTYAKEGGFDLLVVGFVGHSNIWGRIMGSTTQNLSRLAPCSVMIVK, translated from the coding sequence ATGTTCCGGAAGATCCTGGTCGCCTACGACGGGTCCGAGGGCTCCCGGCGGGCGCTCCGGACCGGGATCGAAATCGCGAGGCGCTTCGACGCCGAGCTGTACACGCTCTCGGTCATGGAGCATCTCCCGCACTACGCGGCCACCGTGGGCGAGGTCAAGGAGGCCCAGGCCGAGTTCGAGGAGTTCTTCCGGAATCTGACCAAGCAGGCCCGGGACCTCGCCGCGCTCCAGGGCGTCGAGCTGGAAACCCTAGTCAAGCCGGGCCACGAGGTCGAGACGATCGTGACCTACGCGAAGGAGGGCGGCTTCGACCTCCTGGTCGTCGGCTTCGTCGGGCACTCGAACATCTGGGGACGGATCATGGGCAGCACCACCCAGAACCTGAGCCGGCTCGCCCCGTGCAGCGTGATGATCGTGAAGTAG
- a CDS encoding DNA mismatch repair protein MutS translates to QALAALRNRGIGLAANALGQSADHVRDFFGMLRAELAFYVGCVNLHEELVQKGEPTCIPLPAAGDERRLSFRGLYDVGLTLSVDRRVVGNEANADRKNLLIITGPNTGGKSTFLRSVGLAQLMMQCGMFVPAESFRASLCDGLFTHYKREEDVSMESGKFDEELRRMSEIVDLIASHSMILFNESFAATNEREGSEIARQIISALLEKGVRTLYVTHMYELAHGFYERSMENVLFLRAGRQADGARTFKLIEGEPLPTSFGEDLYNNIFTAEIAHRVTSDPKARATRGRDAMPGPPPAGRGR, encoded by the coding sequence CCCAGGCGCTGGCGGCGCTTCGAAATCGGGGTATCGGCCTGGCCGCCAACGCGCTCGGCCAATCCGCGGACCATGTGCGCGATTTCTTCGGCATGCTGCGGGCGGAACTCGCGTTCTACGTCGGTTGCGTCAATCTGCACGAAGAGCTTGTGCAAAAGGGAGAACCCACGTGCATCCCGTTGCCGGCGGCTGGCGATGAGCGGCGATTATCGTTTCGCGGGCTATACGACGTTGGTCTCACATTGAGCGTCGACCGACGAGTAGTCGGCAACGAGGCGAATGCTGACAGGAAGAACCTTCTGATCATCACCGGTCCGAACACGGGGGGCAAATCGACGTTCCTTCGGAGCGTCGGCTTGGCCCAACTGATGATGCAGTGTGGGATGTTCGTGCCTGCAGAGTCCTTCCGGGCGAGCCTCTGCGACGGTCTATTCACGCATTACAAGCGAGAAGAAGATGTCAGCATGGAAAGCGGAAAGTTCGACGAGGAGCTCAGGCGCATGAGCGAAATCGTCGACCTCATCGCATCGCATTCCATGATTCTGTTCAATGAATCGTTCGCGGCGACCAACGAGCGGGAGGGTTCGGAGATCGCGCGGCAGATCATATCGGCTCTATTGGAAAAGGGCGTGAGGACCCTTTATGTGACGCATATGTATGAGTTGGCGCATGGCTTCTATGAGAGGAGTATGGAAAACGTCCTGTTTCTGCGAGCCGGACGCCAAGCCGATGGAGCCCGAACATTCAAATTGATTGAGGGAGAACCATTACCCACGAGCTTTGGGGAAGACCTGTACAACAACATCTTCACCGCGGAGATCGCTCATCGCGTGACCAGCGATCCGAAGGCACGGGCGACCCGCGGAAGAGATGCGATGCCGGGACCTCCTCCCGCTGGACGAGGAAGATAA